The nucleotide sequence TGCGCCAGGACGAGGGCGTGCCCGACGGGCGGGGACTGACCCTGTTCGTCAGCGGCGACAACCTCCGCAAGGGTGCCGCGCTGAACACCGTGCAGATCGCGGAGCTGCTCGCTGCCGCAGGCTGAGTCGCCCCCCGGGGGGTGTGGACCGTGAGGACAGACTTGCACGGTTCCAGAGAGACGCGGACACTCGGGCAGATGGACCTGCAAACCGCTCACCTCGACCCTCGCGCCATGCTGCGCCAGGTGGGGCTGCGGGTGACCGCTCCCCGGGTGGCGGTGCTGACCGCGCTGCAGGAGCACCCGCACTCGACCGCCGACATGGTGGCCTCGTGGGTGCGTGAGGCACATGGTCGCGTCTCCACCCAGGCCGTCTACGACGTGCTGCGGGTCTGCGTGCAGCACGGACTGGTCCGACGCATCGAGCCGGCCGGGTACCCGGCGCTGTACGAGACCAGGGCCGGGGACAACCACCACCACCAGGTGTGCCGGTCCTGTGGTGCGATCGCCGACATCGACTGTGCCACCGGCGCGGCGCCCTGCCTGACACCCTCGGAGGACCACGGCTTCGTCGTGGACGAGGCAGAGCTGGTCTTCTGGGGCTGCTGCGCCGCCTGCCAGGCTGCGAAGGTCTAGCGCCCTGCCTCGCTGCCCAGCGGCCGGCCCGGCTGCTGCCGGGCGAAGCCGACCACCTGGGCAGCCAGCAGCCCCAGGTTGTTCGCCACGGTGGCGTCGCTGACTCCGCCGTCGTCGTCGAAGCGGGCGACGGCGGAGTTCACGGCCGCCCCCAGCGGGGTGGGCCAGCCGCGCAGCGCGTGCACCACCGACCGCAGCGCGGTCAGCGTGGTGACCGAGGCCTGCCAGCCGTAGGCGGTGGCCACGCAGCCCACCGCCCGCCCGTCCAGGTAGGGGCGGGCGTCCTGGCGCAGGTCCTCCACGTAGTCCAGGGCGTTCTTGACCAGACCGGAGATCGTCCCGTGGTAGCCGGGGCTGGACAGCACCACGCCGTCGGCCTCGCGCACCGCGTCCACCAGGGCGCGGGCGGCGTCGGTGCGCTCGGTGAGGGCGGGATCGTAGAACGGCATCACCAGGTCGGCGCCGGTGACGACGGTGGTCTCCGCGCCCAGCTCGCGCGCGGCGGCCAGCACCACCCGCAGGGCCCGCTCGCTCTGCGACCCGCTGCGGGTGGAACCGCCGATGCCCACGATCCTCAGCGGCGACTGGATCTGCGACGCCTGGTTCTGCGACGCCTCGTTCTGCGGTGTGCTGCTCTGTGGTGTGCTGCCCTGGGCCACGCTGGTCCCCCCTCGCCCGGTGCTGACCAGGGAACCACACCGCGGAGGCCGCCGACAGGTGTGAGCCGAGTCAGCCGAGGCCGAGCATCCGCCGGGCGAAGTCCACCTCGGTGGCCACGTGCTGCACCAGCTCGGCCACCACCAGCGACCCGTGCCCGGCGTCGTAGCGGACCATCTCGTAGCGCTTGCCGCCGGCAGCCAGGCCGTCCAGGTAGTTGTCCACCTGGCGGATGGGGCAGCGCGGGTCGTTCTCGCCGGCCAGGATCAGCACCGGGGCGCGCACCGCGTCGACGTAGGTCAGCGGGGAGCACTCGGCGTAGAGCTCGGGCAGCTCCTCGGGGGAGCCGCCGAACAGTGCGCGGTCGTAGGCGCGCAGCGGCTCCATCTCGTCGGCGAAGGCCGCCAGGTAGTCGGCCACCGGCACGCCCGCGATGACTGCCGCCCACCGGTCGGGCTGGGTGCCCGCGGCCAGCAGGCTCAGGTAGCCGCCCCACGACCAGCCCTCCACCACGCACCGGTCCGGGTCGGCCAGCCCGGAGGCCACCGCCCAGTCCTGCACGGCCGCGACGTCGGCCAGCTCGGTGAGGCCGGGACGTCCCTCGATGGCGTCGCGCCAGGCGCTGCCGTAGCCGGTGGAGCCGCGGTAGTTCACGTGCACCACCGCGAACCCGGCGTCCAGCCAGGTGGCCCGCATCGCGGAGTAGCGGTCCTCGTCAGCAGCGTGCGGCCCGCCGTGCAGGCTGAACACGGTGGGCAGCGGGCCGTCGGCGCCGGCCGGGCGGGCCACGAGGGCGTGCACGTCGCCCACCCAGGCGTCCTCCAGCGGCTGCGAGGCGGGCGCGGGGT is from Rhodococcus sp. X156 and encodes:
- a CDS encoding Fur family transcriptional regulator gives rise to the protein MDLQTAHLDPRAMLRQVGLRVTAPRVAVLTALQEHPHSTADMVASWVREAHGRVSTQAVYDVLRVCVQHGLVRRIEPAGYPALYETRAGDNHHHQVCRSCGAIADIDCATGAAPCLTPSEDHGFVVDEAELVFWGCCAACQAAKV
- a CDS encoding NAD(P)H-dependent oxidoreductase, translating into MVGIGGSTRSGSQSERALRVVLAAARELGAETTVVTGADLVMPFYDPALTERTDAARALVDAVREADGVVLSSPGYHGTISGLVKNALDYVEDLRQDARPYLDGRAVGCVATAYGWQASVTTLTALRSVVHALRGWPTPLGAAVNSAVARFDDDGGVSDATVANNLGLLAAQVVGFARQQPGRPLGSEAGR